A single genomic interval of Rhizobiales bacterium GAS188 harbors:
- a CDS encoding transcription elongation factor/antiterminator RfaH has product MPATAENTSKATFRGSARATLNPRRIRSTATALWSCLVRDGAVALSCVVRGKTPRPPRTCSKATSDVVLAQRQRASYLCALVFEMDSLRLVTLIATIPEVVGRPTHPPQWAVVNTHPHREFLACEHLSRQAFSVYCPMVRKRIRHARRSQDVLRPLFPGYLFAQVDPNLHCWRPILSTFGVRTLVHFGEELGLVEDSLIQSFKARETDGAITLASPIYRVGQRVRITSGAFEGTVVSILSLHEKDRIVVLLDLMCQAVRMKLDANRLSAL; this is encoded by the coding sequence TTGCCAGCGACGGCGGAAAACACGTCGAAGGCAACATTTCGGGGCTCGGCGCGAGCGACCCTCAACCCCCGTCGAATCAGATCGACGGCGACAGCTTTATGGTCATGCTTGGTCCGCGATGGCGCGGTCGCCCTGTCCTGTGTGGTACGGGGCAAAACTCCGCGACCCCCCCGGACCTGCAGTAAAGCGACTAGCGATGTCGTGCTTGCCCAGCGGCAACGAGCAAGCTATTTATGCGCACTCGTATTCGAGATGGACAGCTTGAGATTGGTCACATTGATAGCGACAATCCCAGAGGTAGTTGGCCGTCCGACGCATCCTCCACAGTGGGCTGTTGTCAATACCCATCCTCATCGAGAATTTCTTGCATGCGAGCATCTGTCCCGTCAAGCCTTTAGCGTGTACTGCCCCATGGTGCGGAAAAGGATCCGACATGCGCGACGCTCGCAGGATGTGCTGAGACCGCTATTCCCCGGCTATCTGTTCGCCCAAGTCGACCCCAACTTACATTGCTGGCGTCCTATTCTGTCGACGTTTGGTGTCCGAACGCTGGTCCATTTCGGCGAAGAGCTTGGTCTTGTAGAGGATTCTCTGATCCAGAGCTTCAAGGCACGAGAAACCGATGGCGCAATTACTCTTGCGTCGCCCATCTATCGAGTCGGCCAGCGCGTGCGTATTACCAGCGGAGCATTCGAGGGAACCGTAGTCAGCATCCTATCATTACACGAGAAGGACCGTATCGTGGTCCTTCTCGATTTGATGTGCCAAGCGGTCAGGATGAAGCTCGACGCGAACCGCCTGTCCGCGTTATAA
- a CDS encoding UDP-N-acetyl-D-glucosamine dehydrogenase gives MREPNDVAIELETRLKQKEALIGVIGLGYVGLPLCVAASESGLKVLGFDTDPRKSTAIGKGQSYLSHIPSERISPLAEKGMLSATADFSRLREPDALLICVPTPLTQHLEPNLSFVISSGKEVAKHLRRGQLVILESTTYPGTTREVLRPILESSGLKCDRDFFLAFSPEREDPGNPDFSTSRIPKVIGADCKEAQDVAAALYDNFVTKTIKVQSTATAEAVKLTENIFRAVNIALVNELKIVYAAMGIDIWEVIEAAKTKPFGYMPFYPGPGLGGHCIPIDPFYLTWKAKEYGITTRFIELAGQINSSMPQYVVNELARAVDATSGKGLRGARILIMGVAYKKNVDDTRESPGLRLMEMLEARGAKIGYYDPFVPVIPEMREHKTLSGRHSEEWRPSAFLSYDAILIVTDHDVVDYVALANSANLIVDTRNACRRAGVTASHVVPA, from the coding sequence ATGAGAGAGCCCAACGACGTTGCAATTGAACTCGAGACACGACTGAAGCAGAAAGAGGCGCTGATCGGCGTGATCGGTCTCGGCTATGTTGGACTTCCCCTATGTGTGGCAGCCTCCGAGTCGGGATTGAAGGTTCTGGGGTTCGACACCGACCCGCGGAAGTCTACCGCGATCGGTAAAGGGCAAAGCTACCTCAGCCACATTCCGTCAGAGCGGATCAGTCCACTGGCAGAGAAGGGAATGCTGTCGGCGACCGCCGACTTTTCGCGGCTCAGAGAGCCGGACGCGCTGCTCATTTGCGTGCCGACTCCACTGACCCAGCATCTCGAGCCGAATCTTTCATTCGTTATCTCGTCCGGGAAGGAGGTTGCAAAGCATCTGCGGCGCGGGCAGTTGGTCATTCTCGAATCGACAACCTACCCCGGAACGACGCGGGAGGTGCTTCGGCCGATTTTGGAATCGAGCGGACTCAAGTGCGATCGTGATTTCTTTCTCGCCTTCTCTCCAGAGCGCGAGGATCCCGGCAACCCCGATTTCTCAACGTCCCGAATACCGAAAGTGATCGGCGCCGATTGCAAAGAAGCGCAGGACGTAGCCGCCGCGCTCTACGACAATTTCGTGACGAAGACGATCAAGGTGCAGTCCACCGCAACGGCGGAGGCTGTCAAGCTGACCGAGAATATCTTTCGCGCAGTCAATATCGCACTCGTCAACGAGTTGAAGATCGTCTACGCGGCAATGGGCATCGATATCTGGGAAGTGATCGAAGCCGCAAAAACCAAGCCGTTTGGATACATGCCCTTCTATCCTGGACCAGGCTTGGGCGGACATTGCATTCCGATCGATCCCTTTTACCTGACCTGGAAGGCTAAGGAGTACGGGATCACGACCCGCTTCATCGAGCTTGCCGGTCAAATCAATTCGAGCATGCCACAATATGTGGTGAACGAGCTCGCCCGTGCGGTCGACGCGACGAGCGGCAAGGGACTGAGAGGCGCGCGCATCCTGATCATGGGCGTAGCCTACAAGAAGAATGTCGACGATACCCGTGAAAGCCCGGGGCTACGTCTTATGGAAATGCTTGAAGCACGAGGCGCGAAGATCGGATACTACGATCCTTTCGTTCCGGTCATTCCGGAAATGCGGGAGCACAAGACGCTATCCGGTCGTCACTCGGAAGAGTGGCGCCCTTCCGCCTTCTTATCCTACGACGCAATCCTCATAGTGACTGATCATGATGTGGTTGATTACGTTGCGCTTGCGAATAGCGCGAACCTTATTGTCGATACGCGTAATGCATGCCGAAGGGCAGGTGTGACGGCCTCTCATGTTGTACCGGCGTAG
- a CDS encoding asparagine synthase (glutamine-hydrolysing) codes for MCGINGIYAYRGNEAVDRDALRRTRDSMAARGPDGCGEWHSAEGDVGFGHRRLSIIDLTASGAQPMLSADGVIAVTFNGEIYNYRALRRELESQGCRFRSQSDTEVLIHLYQRRGVEMIAALRGMYAFGLWDAERRRLLLGRDPYGIKPLYYADDGRSIQFASSVKALVAGGRISPETAPEGVVGYYLFGSVPEPFTTYRAIRSMPAGTTLTVDSRGANGPKHYCSIAATYCDAEARDRVTPRAEAQQRFRDAVVDSVRHHLVADVPVGAFLSAGVDSGALLGLMREVGQNEISTVTLAFEEFRGTANDESPLAETTARHYGASHTTRWITAQEFYDELPKIVAAMDQPSIDGINTWFVSKAAREIGLKVAISGVGGDELLGGYGTFQHLPRRVSWLRLARSVRGFDGVLRRMVRSATALGLSIHPKAAGLLAYGGTYAGNYLLQRGLFLPFELARIVEDEGLVREGLAILRPLAHIARVLQPEPSSAFGKVATLESCLYLRNQLLRDTDWAGMAHSLEVRTPLVDYQLLQSVAPILVGMQGRNGKTLLAGSLRRALPSGVVGRPKTGFGIPLDAWSRTVARQPPIRRHGRNADGRLWSRDWARWISSTSCRDVDRVGAGDYVRLGGATANTDWSPYPSNRGFIPAGVRNPGKRGQ; via the coding sequence ATGTGCGGCATCAACGGCATCTACGCGTATCGGGGAAACGAAGCGGTCGACCGAGACGCTTTGCGGCGTACGCGGGACTCTATGGCCGCACGCGGTCCTGACGGCTGCGGCGAATGGCATTCTGCCGAGGGAGATGTCGGATTTGGGCACCGGCGCCTCTCGATTATCGACCTCACCGCAAGTGGGGCGCAGCCGATGCTCAGTGCCGACGGCGTCATCGCTGTGACCTTCAACGGCGAGATCTACAATTATCGCGCTCTGCGCCGAGAACTCGAAAGTCAAGGCTGTCGGTTCCGGAGCCAGTCGGATACCGAGGTCCTGATCCATTTGTACCAGCGCCGCGGCGTAGAAATGATCGCCGCATTGCGCGGCATGTATGCCTTCGGTCTCTGGGACGCGGAACGCCGGAGACTGCTGTTGGGGCGTGATCCCTACGGTATCAAGCCCCTGTACTATGCCGACGATGGCCGATCGATTCAGTTTGCCTCGAGCGTCAAGGCACTCGTTGCGGGTGGGCGGATTTCGCCGGAGACCGCTCCTGAGGGTGTGGTCGGCTACTATCTTTTCGGCAGCGTTCCCGAGCCCTTCACCACCTACCGAGCGATCCGGTCGATGCCCGCGGGGACGACGCTGACGGTCGACTCAAGGGGGGCTAATGGACCGAAGCACTACTGCTCCATCGCGGCGACCTATTGCGACGCAGAAGCGCGAGATCGCGTGACGCCACGCGCCGAGGCCCAACAACGTTTCCGCGATGCCGTCGTCGACAGCGTGCGGCATCATCTGGTTGCAGATGTGCCTGTTGGTGCGTTCCTCTCAGCGGGGGTCGACTCGGGAGCGTTGCTCGGGCTGATGAGAGAGGTCGGCCAGAACGAAATCAGCACCGTCACGCTCGCTTTCGAAGAGTTTCGAGGTACAGCAAACGATGAGTCGCCGTTGGCGGAGACGACCGCGAGACATTATGGGGCGAGCCATACCACCCGTTGGATCACGGCGCAGGAATTTTATGACGAGTTGCCGAAAATCGTCGCGGCCATGGATCAGCCGAGCATCGATGGCATCAACACCTGGTTTGTAAGCAAAGCTGCACGCGAGATCGGTCTCAAAGTGGCCATCTCCGGAGTCGGAGGCGACGAGCTGCTCGGCGGCTACGGTACCTTTCAGCACCTGCCAAGGCGTGTGTCATGGCTCCGGCTTGCGCGCAGTGTTCGCGGGTTCGATGGCGTTCTCAGGCGCATGGTCAGATCAGCCACTGCGCTGGGGCTCTCCATTCATCCAAAGGCCGCTGGACTTCTCGCCTACGGGGGAACTTACGCCGGGAACTATCTTCTGCAGCGCGGACTTTTTTTACCCTTTGAACTCGCCAGGATCGTCGAGGACGAAGGCTTGGTGCGCGAGGGTCTTGCGATACTCAGACCCTTGGCCCACATCGCCCGGGTGCTTCAGCCCGAGCCGTCATCGGCCTTCGGCAAAGTGGCGACACTGGAGTCCTGTCTTTATCTCAGAAATCAACTGCTGCGCGACACGGACTGGGCAGGTATGGCCCATTCGCTCGAAGTCCGCACGCCGCTCGTGGATTATCAGCTCTTGCAGAGCGTTGCACCCATCTTGGTGGGCATGCAGGGAAGGAACGGCAAGACGCTGCTCGCCGGATCTCTGCGGCGCGCGCTTCCGAGCGGGGTCGTTGGCCGCCCAAAGACAGGATTTGGGATTCCGTTGGACGCCTGGTCTCGCACCGTCGCTAGGCAGCCGCCGATACGCCGGCACGGGAGAAATGCGGACGGCAGGTTGTGGAGTCGAGACTGGGCGCGCTGGATTTCGTCGACCTCCTGTCGGGACGTGGATCGGGTAGGCGCAGGCGATTATGTTCGGCTCGGGGGCGCGACAGCGAACACAGATTGGTCTCCTTATCCGAGCAATCGGGGGTTTATTCCGGCCGGCGTTCGGAATCCCGGCAAAAGAGGCCAATGA
- a CDS encoding putative spermidine/putrescine transport system ATP-binding protein/spermidine/putrescine transport system ATP-binding protein, translated as MTEGSALHKPARGKSVRLEQVSKSYGAAQVLRDFSLEVPAGSFCTLLGASGSGKTTLLKLIAGFEALGGGSIHIGERDVGHVPVAKRNIGMVFQNYALFPHMSVSANIAFGLEMRRLARAEVRRRMSEALALVGLEEFGDRYPRQLSGGQQQRVALARALVISPDILLMDEPLGALDKNLRQGLQLQLKELQARLGVTIIFVTHDQEEALNLSDRIVVLNKGQIEQEGTPKDLYLRPVNRFVASFLGECNCLQVEGRSHGVRPEKLRIGPAADCATYRLEGVVTDVTFLGNAIRIGVRHRDARIVASVPVDDLSGATVPGQTVQLGYAASDAMIFRD; from the coding sequence ATGACCGAAGGGTCGGCGCTCCACAAGCCGGCGCGCGGCAAGTCTGTGCGGCTCGAGCAGGTATCGAAATCCTATGGCGCCGCTCAGGTGCTGCGCGATTTCAGCCTTGAGGTTCCGGCAGGCTCGTTCTGCACTCTGCTCGGGGCCTCCGGCTCCGGCAAGACGACGCTGCTCAAGCTGATTGCCGGCTTCGAAGCCCTGGGCGGCGGCAGCATCCATATCGGCGAGCGCGATGTCGGTCATGTGCCGGTGGCCAAGCGCAATATCGGCATGGTCTTCCAGAATTACGCGCTGTTCCCGCATATGTCGGTTTCCGCCAACATCGCCTTCGGGCTCGAAATGCGCCGCCTGGCGCGCGCCGAGGTGCGCCGGCGGATGAGCGAGGCGCTCGCCCTGGTCGGCCTTGAGGAGTTCGGCGACCGTTACCCCCGCCAGCTATCGGGCGGCCAGCAACAGCGCGTGGCGCTCGCCCGCGCGTTGGTGATCAGCCCCGACATCCTGCTCATGGACGAGCCGCTCGGCGCGCTCGACAAGAATCTCCGCCAGGGATTGCAGCTTCAGCTCAAGGAGCTCCAGGCGAGGCTCGGCGTGACCATTATCTTCGTCACGCATGACCAGGAAGAGGCGCTCAATCTGTCGGATCGGATCGTGGTGCTGAACAAAGGGCAGATCGAGCAGGAAGGAACGCCCAAGGACCTTTATCTGCGTCCGGTGAACCGGTTCGTGGCGTCGTTCCTTGGGGAATGCAATTGTCTGCAAGTCGAGGGTCGCTCGCACGGCGTGCGCCCGGAGAAGCTGCGGATCGGGCCGGCTGCCGACTGTGCCACGTATCGGCTCGAAGGGGTGGTGACCGACGTCACCTTCCTCGGCAACGCCATCCGCATCGGGGTGAGGCATCGCGACGCGCGGATCGTCGCCTCGGTCCCGGTCGACGACCTCAGCGGCGCCACAGTGCCCGGCCAGACGGTGCAGCTCGGCTATGCCGCGAGCGATGCGATGATTTTCCGAGACTAA
- a CDS encoding UDP-N-acetylglucosamine 2-epimerase (non-hydrolysing) → MHLYNIDCIVGARPNFVKIAPIMRALSCRNGMKLRLIHTGQHYDIAMSAVFFDDLAIPSPDINLEVGSGTHTEQTARIMMALEPVFVAQRPDLVLVVGDVNSTMAASLAAAKLNIPVAHVEAGLRSFDRTMPEEINRLVTDRLSDLLLATEPSAVDNLVKEGIAAGRIHFVGNVMIDSLHACLDRAVPARGTLVEMGASAEFITAATGRGFGFVTLHRPSNVDDPSKLAALLKALIRISRDLCLIFPLHPRTRAVISAAHLGGLLERGALFATPPLSYLRALGFMRDARLVITDSGGVQEETTALGVPCLTVRENTERPITVQEGTNTLVGSSPDALIAAAEHSLRSRVGKGKIPALWDGRAAIRIADCIEAFLRMRSAG, encoded by the coding sequence GTGCATCTTTACAACATCGATTGCATCGTCGGTGCGCGCCCGAACTTTGTGAAGATCGCTCCCATCATGCGAGCACTCAGCTGCCGAAATGGCATGAAGCTGCGGCTCATCCACACCGGCCAGCACTACGACATTGCCATGAGTGCTGTGTTCTTCGACGACCTCGCCATTCCATCGCCTGACATCAATCTCGAAGTCGGCTCGGGGACCCATACGGAGCAGACTGCGCGGATCATGATGGCGCTCGAACCCGTCTTCGTCGCACAGCGTCCAGATCTCGTGCTCGTCGTCGGCGATGTGAATTCGACGATGGCCGCCAGCCTTGCCGCGGCCAAGCTCAACATTCCCGTTGCGCATGTCGAAGCCGGACTCAGGAGCTTCGACCGCACCATGCCCGAGGAAATCAACCGCCTCGTGACCGACCGACTTTCCGATCTGCTGTTGGCTACCGAGCCCTCGGCCGTCGACAATCTCGTCAAGGAGGGCATCGCAGCCGGTCGGATTCATTTCGTCGGCAACGTCATGATTGACTCTCTTCACGCCTGCCTCGATCGCGCCGTACCCGCCCGCGGCACTTTGGTTGAGATGGGGGCAAGCGCCGAGTTCATCACGGCAGCAACTGGGCGTGGATTCGGGTTTGTCACGCTCCACCGGCCAAGTAATGTCGATGATCCGAGTAAGCTCGCGGCGCTTCTGAAAGCACTGATCCGCATCTCGCGCGACCTCTGCCTCATCTTCCCGCTGCATCCGCGGACAAGAGCCGTCATCTCGGCGGCTCACCTCGGTGGTCTCTTGGAACGGGGAGCCTTGTTTGCAACTCCCCCGTTGAGCTATCTGCGCGCGCTGGGCTTCATGCGCGACGCCAGGCTCGTTATCACCGACAGCGGAGGCGTGCAGGAGGAAACCACCGCGCTCGGTGTCCCATGCCTCACGGTCCGAGAGAATACCGAACGGCCCATAACTGTACAGGAAGGCACGAACACGCTCGTCGGCAGCTCACCCGACGCTCTCATTGCGGCCGCCGAGCACAGCTTACGCTCCAGAGTCGGCAAGGGAAAGATTCCTGCGTTGTGGGACGGCAGAGCCGCCATCCGTATCGCTGACTGCATCGAAGCCTTTCTACGCATGAGAAGCGCAGGATAG
- a CDS encoding Sugar transferase involved in LPS biosynthesis (colanic, teichoic acid), with product MRRFVIPSVDLLSEALATVAALLIRDNFETSIERLEGFAPYLLVTLIVAAPVNALLGISRTLWRFTTIADCQRVLAATVATTCGTVVISFWVNRLDGVARALPILQALLILFVLVGMRAALRVWCSARDRPTAPAVAPRCKGKTVLVVGVSTLTDLYLRSVAEFAPERVNIAGLLARHGRHTGRALNRHPILGTCEEVAEILRALEVHGVTVDRILVVDAFERLSAEAQGALLSVEKSMGIRLEFLTEQLGFEAPSRFAARGADWRPPSAEGAAAFSFPAADLAALARRPYWRVKRALDIVVALWLLVFLAPLTLVVAVLVALDVGMPVVFWQRRPGLGGRPFKLFKFRTMRAAHDAAGRRLADADRLSVIGRLLRRMRLDELPQLYHILVGEMSFVGPRPLLPADQPALYAARLIVRPGLTGWAQVKGGRLVSPADKAALDVWYLKNASLALDLKIILKTPPMLILGERANNAAVHRAWRELRQAGICSARDLASSKDVSVRDVSGARLTDGDVRP from the coding sequence ATGCGTAGATTCGTGATCCCATCGGTTGATCTGCTTAGTGAAGCGCTCGCCACGGTCGCAGCCCTCTTAATCCGCGATAATTTCGAGACTTCGATAGAAAGGTTGGAGGGCTTCGCGCCCTACCTTCTTGTCACCCTCATCGTAGCTGCACCTGTCAATGCCCTCTTGGGGATCAGTCGCACCCTATGGCGGTTCACCACCATAGCGGACTGTCAGCGAGTCTTGGCGGCTACGGTCGCGACGACGTGCGGTACGGTGGTGATCAGCTTTTGGGTCAACAGGCTCGATGGGGTGGCGCGTGCTCTACCGATCCTGCAGGCTCTTTTGATCCTGTTTGTCCTCGTGGGTATGCGCGCGGCGCTTCGCGTGTGGTGCTCGGCCCGCGATCGCCCTACGGCCCCAGCCGTGGCCCCGCGCTGCAAAGGTAAGACGGTGCTCGTTGTCGGAGTGAGCACTCTGACCGATCTCTATTTGCGGTCGGTTGCCGAATTTGCACCGGAGCGCGTCAACATCGCCGGGCTGTTGGCGCGCCACGGCCGACACACTGGACGCGCTCTGAATCGGCATCCGATTTTGGGGACCTGCGAAGAGGTCGCAGAAATCCTGCGAGCCCTTGAGGTTCATGGCGTGACCGTGGATCGCATCCTCGTGGTCGACGCATTCGAGCGCTTGTCGGCGGAGGCGCAGGGGGCGTTGTTGTCCGTCGAGAAGTCTATGGGCATTCGTCTCGAGTTTCTTACCGAACAGCTGGGTTTCGAGGCGCCATCCCGTTTTGCAGCGAGGGGCGCCGACTGGCGCCCACCATCGGCGGAGGGGGCCGCCGCGTTCTCATTCCCCGCTGCGGATTTGGCTGCGCTGGCGCGGCGGCCGTACTGGCGTGTGAAACGGGCACTGGATATCGTCGTAGCTTTGTGGTTGCTGGTTTTTTTGGCGCCTTTGACGTTGGTCGTGGCCGTTCTCGTCGCGTTGGACGTCGGAATGCCGGTGGTGTTCTGGCAGCGGCGGCCCGGCCTCGGCGGGCGACCGTTCAAGCTGTTCAAATTCCGCACCATGCGCGCCGCCCACGATGCCGCAGGGCGACGCTTAGCCGACGCGGATCGGCTATCAGTCATCGGAAGGCTGTTGCGGCGAATGCGCCTCGATGAATTGCCTCAGCTCTATCACATATTGGTGGGCGAGATGTCGTTCGTCGGGCCGCGTCCGTTGCTGCCCGCCGATCAGCCAGCTTTGTATGCCGCACGCCTCATTGTGCGCCCAGGCCTCACCGGCTGGGCGCAGGTCAAAGGAGGGCGTCTTGTTTCACCCGCCGACAAGGCTGCGCTGGACGTGTGGTATTTGAAGAACGCCTCACTCGCGCTCGACTTGAAAATTATTCTGAAGACTCCGCCGATGCTCATTCTTGGCGAGCGGGCCAACAACGCAGCCGTTCACAGGGCGTGGCGCGAGCTGAGGCAGGCCGGCATCTGCTCGGCACGCGATTTAGCAAGCTCGAAGGACGTTTCGGTTCGTGACGTAAGCGGCGCACGCCTTACGGATGGTGACGTGCGGCCGTAA
- a CDS encoding ADP-ribose pyrophosphatase YjhB, NUDIX family (manually curated), protein MEHFRKHPQRMNKVRQGIEASVHRALHLYWRWARGMTLGVRGLVIDKNEKVFLVTHTYVPGWQFPGGGVEPGETLVEALARELVEEGNIEILEPPVLHGMFFNSRSSQRDHVAVFVVRSFRQTRVPVPNQEISAHGFFSLGALPVDTTTGTRARIAEVILGAPSSQRW, encoded by the coding sequence TTGGAGCATTTTCGAAAACACCCGCAACGAATGAATAAAGTGCGACAAGGGATTGAAGCGTCGGTCCATCGCGCTCTTCACCTTTATTGGCGGTGGGCGCGAGGAATGACGCTCGGCGTGCGCGGGCTCGTCATCGACAAAAACGAAAAAGTCTTTCTGGTCACGCACACATATGTGCCGGGGTGGCAATTCCCGGGTGGCGGTGTAGAACCCGGGGAGACACTGGTTGAGGCTTTGGCTCGCGAATTGGTCGAGGAGGGCAATATCGAAATCCTCGAACCGCCAGTGCTACACGGTATGTTCTTCAACAGCCGGTCATCTCAGCGTGACCACGTCGCGGTGTTTGTGGTGCGTTCCTTCCGCCAGACGCGCGTCCCGGTACCCAATCAGGAAATTTCCGCGCACGGATTCTTTTCTCTCGGAGCTCTTCCCGTGGATACCACGACCGGCACTCGGGCGCGCATCGCCGAGGTCATATTGGGAGCCCCTTCTTCGCAGCGGTGGTGA
- a CDS encoding putative spermidine/putrescine transport system permease protein, translating into MGAQPRWLKLAALPLALYLLALFVVPVADLLRLSFGGDAGLFGNYLRIWEVPAYRTALVTTFEIAAMVTVISVVMSYPIAYLMASVRPRLAKVLALCVLLPFWTSALVRTTAWIILLQRNGVLNSLLVGSGLIREPIAFVYNLPGVLIGMSHVLMPFVVLPLYGAFRGIDQSVVQAAETLGAGPLALCRRIFLPLTAPGVLAGATIVFMSALGYYVTPALMGGAAQTMIAQMIAFNVNTQLNWGLAAAMSVVVLVVTLILFALFQTIFGLDRLLGAGGGGGAAGAPREIGAQRRSPAGWAVAAAGLLVMLFLLAPIIVVFPMSLGSSPFLAFPPRDWSLRWYQEFFTRPQWLASVWNSLEVALIAVAGSTVLGTAASLGLSRLGGRLARPLEAFFVLPMIMPAIILGVGLYYTLAPFGLINSPWALALGHIVLAAPFVVLTVRAALGGFDRNLELAALGLGASWLTMFRRVMLPVIAPGIAAGAVFAFITSFDDVVLAIFLTNVRSRTLPKLMYEGVAHEINPTITAVAALIVLLTCGILMVNLLLQRKPA; encoded by the coding sequence ATGGGCGCGCAACCGCGATGGCTGAAGCTCGCTGCGCTGCCGCTCGCCCTCTACCTCCTCGCGCTGTTTGTCGTGCCGGTCGCCGACCTCCTGCGCCTGAGCTTTGGCGGCGACGCGGGGTTGTTCGGCAATTATCTGCGCATCTGGGAGGTGCCAGCCTACCGAACCGCGCTGGTGACCACCTTCGAGATTGCCGCCATGGTCACGGTCATCTCGGTCGTCATGAGCTATCCCATTGCCTATCTGATGGCGTCAGTCCGGCCGCGACTCGCCAAGGTGCTGGCGTTATGCGTGCTCCTGCCCTTCTGGACGAGTGCGCTGGTGCGCACCACGGCCTGGATCATCCTCCTGCAGCGCAACGGCGTCCTGAACTCGCTGCTGGTCGGCTCCGGCCTGATCCGGGAGCCCATCGCCTTCGTCTACAACCTGCCCGGCGTGCTGATCGGCATGAGCCATGTGCTGATGCCTTTCGTGGTGCTGCCCCTCTACGGCGCCTTTCGCGGCATCGACCAGAGCGTCGTGCAGGCCGCCGAAACCCTAGGCGCCGGGCCGCTGGCGCTATGCCGGCGCATCTTCCTGCCGCTCACCGCGCCGGGCGTGCTCGCGGGCGCCACCATCGTATTCATGAGTGCGCTGGGCTACTACGTGACGCCGGCGCTCATGGGTGGGGCGGCGCAGACCATGATAGCCCAGATGATCGCCTTCAACGTCAATACACAGCTCAATTGGGGGCTCGCAGCCGCCATGTCGGTGGTGGTGCTCGTGGTGACGCTCATCCTATTCGCCTTGTTCCAGACGATATTTGGCCTCGACCGGCTCCTGGGAGCGGGCGGGGGAGGCGGCGCGGCCGGCGCGCCGCGGGAGATTGGCGCGCAGCGGCGCTCGCCGGCCGGGTGGGCGGTTGCGGCGGCGGGCCTGCTGGTGATGCTGTTCCTCCTGGCGCCGATCATCGTCGTCTTCCCGATGAGCCTTGGCTCCTCGCCCTTCCTCGCCTTCCCGCCGAGGGACTGGTCGCTGCGCTGGTATCAAGAGTTCTTCACGCGGCCGCAATGGCTGGCCTCGGTGTGGAATTCGCTCGAAGTCGCGCTGATTGCCGTCGCCGGCTCGACCGTCCTGGGCACGGCTGCCTCGCTTGGCCTGAGCCGGCTCGGCGGGCGTCTCGCAAGGCCTCTCGAGGCCTTCTTCGTGTTGCCGATGATCATGCCAGCGATCATCCTGGGCGTCGGGCTCTACTACACGCTCGCACCCTTCGGGTTGATCAACTCACCCTGGGCGCTGGCGCTCGGCCATATCGTGCTCGCCGCGCCCTTCGTGGTGCTCACGGTGCGCGCCGCGCTCGGCGGCTTCGACCGCAATCTCGAGCTCGCAGCGCTTGGGCTCGGCGCCTCCTGGCTCACCATGTTCCGCCGGGTCATGCTGCCTGTGATCGCGCCGGGCATCGCGGCGGGCGCGGTCTTCGCCTTCATCACCAGCTTCGACGACGTGGTGCTCGCCATCTTCCTGACCAATGTGCGCAGCCGCACCCTGCCGAAGCTGATGTACGAAGGCGTGGCGCATGAAATCAACCCGACGATCACCGCCGTCGCCGCGCTGATCGTGCTTCTGACCTGTGGGATCTTGATGGTGAATCTGTTGCTGCAGCGGAAGCCCGCATGA